From a single Actinomyces viscosus genomic region:
- a CDS encoding FtsK/SpoIIIE domain-containing protein: MAVLPGTTVTGSSREQRGCPHPGSPACDIADPTGDSGAVTATAEVLDLHPLRPECDSASFRPHSAGEAAAKAAVAALAGPWHLAVLAGPDRGLVMAVRDGTVLGRGEVLSDPLVSRRHLLLRLRAGRVLVRDCGSANGAYRYWHLGLWLRLRAEVRLREGALVRLGDSVLELRRRPADLVVPAPASASSMAWSMVASLVCVLVMAGSAAIAFTTGSRGAMGMVMVAPMLAMTIMRLVPFLQRRRQGRTRRARGTRRFGRRRRGGHLPGWRHGRPDPATMLLALAARSSMLQSAQGTGTDGSTSSSREALAAWTAERRRRCLLSLTDAESLALVGKDAGNTLRWWCAQLLARDEVRLAELDGPPSDLPGGRAAGRDHEPERAVRTLRGVRLTWGPQAHPRTAQMLICPDDQVPPQALSTRSDPGGAPSCSPTWWDAVRHLCRSRITAQTEASSRLDGVPDRVALSEVVDDLDAYELRARWQRQAHAPACGASSLSAVLGVGSRGRVSADLVADGPHALLAGTTGSGKSELLISWLVQLALSHPPDRLTMVLVDYKGGAAFGPLAGLPHTAGVLTDLDPAGTQRALSSLETEVHRRERILAAHGAKDVSSLPPGIVIPHLVVAVDEFATLVGEHAEVLETLVRIAAQGRSLGIHLILATQRPQGAVSPAIRANTSLRVCLRVLDTADSRDVLGHDGAARLGRHPGRVLVSGAGGAGSSSAAGPEPQDRGGALSDQVLQAPWCGSAHDVGEIVDLVSSAAEGHASPWRPWAPALPAVVDETAALELGRRRGPQDPADRGAGGAKDRGEQMAPDQGEAGERILLALADLPRRQSLGLWHWPVTRPLLALGVPGSGRSTLVVSAATAALASGRGVHLCGVTPPPSGGSDEVVGAAAGLRRLLAHPGVGTVTGAQDPRRLARLWGLAAGGRLGGDLLCLDNVDELIAAVDEALGPGQGHALLETVIRTASATGTPLLVTAPLVASTSRWAGSVGLRLVLGAATSTQAALAGLPRGVATGGLPGRGVILDGAETTACQIVLREGPPATGPDRGHRGHGAVLRLEPLPTRITWAEVPDGTWAVGGDAAAPVALPARTSVLVAGPPGSGRSTALRALARAVGSAPLVVDDLDLADASTTSRVEAALARSETVLAAASTEKVAATFRGAISTLREREALVVLWPGLRHADQAAGMSLRAVTDPRAMTLPGRGALVYRGTCLPIQIVLPRPEGNDIPIEHPV; the protein is encoded by the coding sequence ATGGCGGTTCTCCCGGGAACCACAGTGACCGGGAGCAGCCGGGAGCAGCGGGGTTGTCCACACCCCGGTTCGCCTGCCTGCGACATCGCGGACCCGACCGGTGATTCTGGGGCGGTGACTGCTACCGCTGAGGTCCTGGACCTCCATCCGCTCCGCCCGGAGTGCGACTCCGCCTCGTTCCGTCCGCACTCAGCGGGAGAGGCCGCGGCGAAGGCAGCTGTCGCCGCCCTGGCCGGGCCGTGGCACCTTGCGGTCCTGGCCGGACCTGATCGTGGCCTGGTGATGGCCGTCAGGGACGGCACCGTCCTGGGACGGGGCGAGGTGCTCAGCGATCCGCTGGTCTCACGCCGTCATCTGCTCCTGAGGCTTCGCGCCGGTCGGGTCCTGGTCCGGGACTGCGGCTCGGCCAACGGTGCCTACCGCTACTGGCACCTGGGCCTGTGGTTGCGCCTGCGCGCTGAGGTCAGGCTGAGGGAGGGGGCGCTGGTGCGTCTGGGAGACAGCGTGCTCGAGCTGCGTCGGCGCCCGGCCGACCTCGTGGTCCCCGCTCCTGCGTCGGCCTCGTCGATGGCCTGGTCGATGGTGGCCTCCCTGGTCTGCGTCCTGGTCATGGCCGGATCGGCGGCGATCGCGTTCACGACGGGCAGCCGTGGCGCGATGGGCATGGTCATGGTGGCACCGATGCTCGCCATGACGATCATGCGCCTGGTGCCGTTCCTGCAACGACGTCGGCAGGGCCGCACCAGGCGCGCCCGCGGGACTCGACGGTTCGGTCGCCGGCGTCGCGGAGGGCACCTGCCCGGATGGAGACACGGCCGGCCGGATCCGGCCACGATGCTGCTGGCCCTGGCGGCACGCTCCAGCATGCTCCAGTCCGCCCAGGGCACCGGGACCGACGGCTCGACGTCGTCCTCCCGTGAGGCCCTGGCCGCCTGGACCGCCGAGCGCCGACGGCGGTGCCTCCTGTCGCTCACCGACGCAGAGAGCCTGGCCCTGGTGGGCAAGGACGCCGGAAACACCCTGAGGTGGTGGTGCGCCCAGCTTCTGGCCCGCGATGAGGTGCGCCTGGCCGAGCTGGACGGTCCACCGAGCGACCTGCCGGGTGGGCGAGCGGCCGGCCGGGACCACGAGCCCGAGAGAGCCGTGAGGACTCTGCGTGGGGTCCGCCTCACCTGGGGTCCGCAGGCGCACCCTCGTACCGCTCAGATGCTGATCTGCCCCGACGACCAGGTCCCACCGCAGGCGCTGAGCACCCGCTCGGACCCGGGCGGGGCGCCGTCGTGCTCACCGACCTGGTGGGACGCGGTTCGCCACCTGTGCCGGTCCAGGATCACCGCGCAGACCGAGGCGTCGTCGCGACTCGACGGCGTTCCCGACCGGGTTGCCCTCAGCGAGGTCGTGGACGACCTCGACGCCTACGAGCTGCGGGCACGGTGGCAGCGGCAGGCCCATGCACCGGCCTGCGGTGCGTCCTCGCTGTCCGCGGTCCTGGGAGTCGGATCGCGGGGACGGGTGAGCGCCGACCTGGTGGCTGACGGCCCGCACGCCCTGCTGGCCGGGACGACGGGATCAGGAAAGTCCGAGCTGCTCATCTCCTGGCTGGTGCAGCTGGCGCTGAGCCACCCGCCGGACCGCCTCACGATGGTCCTTGTCGACTACAAGGGAGGGGCCGCCTTCGGCCCTCTTGCCGGTCTGCCGCACACGGCCGGGGTCCTCACCGACCTGGACCCGGCCGGCACCCAGCGGGCACTGTCCTCCTTGGAGACCGAGGTGCATCGTCGTGAGCGGATCCTGGCCGCGCACGGCGCCAAGGACGTCTCCTCCCTGCCGCCGGGGATCGTCATCCCTCACCTGGTGGTGGCGGTCGACGAGTTCGCCACCCTGGTCGGCGAGCACGCCGAGGTCCTGGAGACGCTGGTGCGCATCGCCGCGCAGGGGCGCAGCCTGGGGATCCACCTCATTCTGGCCACGCAGCGCCCTCAGGGGGCCGTCTCCCCCGCGATCCGAGCCAACACCTCCTTGCGGGTGTGTCTACGCGTGCTCGACACCGCCGACTCCAGAGACGTCCTGGGCCACGACGGCGCCGCCCGGCTCGGTCGCCATCCCGGGCGGGTCCTGGTCAGCGGAGCCGGCGGGGCCGGCAGCTCCAGCGCTGCGGGTCCCGAACCGCAGGACCGCGGTGGTGCGCTCAGCGACCAGGTGCTTCAGGCACCCTGGTGCGGCTCGGCGCACGACGTGGGGGAGATCGTCGACCTCGTCTCGAGTGCCGCCGAGGGACATGCCTCGCCATGGCGTCCATGGGCGCCCGCCCTGCCCGCCGTCGTCGACGAGACCGCGGCGCTCGAGCTGGGTCGGCGCCGGGGTCCTCAGGATCCCGCGGACCGCGGGGCGGGAGGGGCGAAGGACCGCGGAGAACAGATGGCGCCCGACCAGGGTGAGGCGGGAGAACGGATCCTTCTGGCCCTGGCCGACCTGCCCCGCCGGCAGAGCCTGGGGCTGTGGCACTGGCCGGTCACTCGACCGCTGCTGGCGCTCGGGGTACCCGGGTCGGGGCGCTCCACCCTCGTGGTCTCGGCCGCGACGGCGGCGCTGGCCTCAGGACGAGGAGTGCACCTGTGCGGAGTTACTCCCCCGCCCTCAGGCGGCTCCGACGAGGTGGTGGGCGCAGCCGCGGGCCTGCGAAGACTCCTCGCGCACCCCGGGGTGGGCACCGTTACCGGCGCGCAGGATCCCCGGCGCCTGGCCCGGTTGTGGGGCCTCGCGGCCGGTGGGCGCCTGGGTGGGGACCTGCTGTGCCTCGATAACGTCGACGAGCTCATCGCGGCCGTTGACGAGGCGCTGGGCCCCGGCCAGGGCCACGCGCTGCTGGAGACCGTCATCCGGACCGCGTCGGCAACGGGCACGCCCCTGCTGGTGACCGCCCCACTGGTCGCCTCCACCTCCCGGTGGGCCGGATCCGTGGGGCTGAGGCTGGTGCTCGGCGCAGCCACGAGCACCCAGGCCGCGCTGGCCGGTCTTCCACGTGGGGTGGCCACCGGTGGCCTCCCGGGTCGGGGCGTCATCCTTGACGGGGCGGAGACGACCGCCTGCCAGATCGTGCTGCGCGAGGGACCGCCCGCGACCGGGCCCGACCGCGGGCACCGCGGACACGGCGCCGTGCTACGGCTCGAGCCTCTGCCGACGCGCATCACCTGGGCGGAGGTTCCGGACGGCACCTGGGCGGTGGGAGGGGATGCAGCCGCCCCCGTCGCCCTACCGGCGCGCACCAGCGTCCTGGTCGCCGGGCCGCCCGGGTCGGGGCGCTCCACGGCGCTGCGGGCGCTGGCTCGGGCGGTCGGCTCAGCCCCTCTCGTCGTCGACGACCTGGATCTGGCCGACGCATCCACCACCAGTCGGGTGGAGGCCGCGCTGGCACGTTCGGAGACGGTCCTGGCCGCGGCCTCGACGGAGAAGGTCGCCGCCACCTTTCGGGGCGCGATCTCGACGCTGCGCGAGCGCGAGGCGCTCGTCGTGCTGTGGCCCGGTCTACGGCATGCCGATCAGGCCGCGGGAATGTCCTTGAGAGCCGTCACCGATCCGAGGGCGATGACGCTTCCCGGACGCGGCGCGCTGGTCTATCGCGGAACGTGCCTGCCGATTCAGATCGTGCTGCCCCGACCTGAAGGCAATGACATTCCTATTGAACACCCTGTTTAA
- the ligA gene encoding NAD-dependent DNA ligase LigA — translation MTDTDAPRGSAPAPSAPSAPSGGQGSADLSTVPAGVRERWGELVRDIEAARDAYYNAIDAESPLSDADYDLLYRELESLEAAHPLLARAGSPTRSVGGRAVTDFAPAPHHERMYSLQDVFSLDEVQEWAERMSAETGVADDELAMTAEVKVDGLAVALTYEDGILTRAATRGDGTTGEDVTGNVRTIASVPLVLAGDAHPSLLEVRGEVYFPTQEFEAFNEDRRTRNVQRQADGAPLLQVFANPRNAAAGSLRQKNPAVTASRPLAMIAHGVGAITPAPGEELPTRQHEWYELLAGWGLPVSPYNTVVRGRAEREAYIERYATHRHDLIHEIDGIVFKLDDHSLQRRLGHTSRVPRWATAYKYPPEEVRTRLLDIAVQVGRTGRVTPFGMMEPVLVAGSTVSRATLHNATEVARKGVCIGDMVIVRKAGDVIPEILGPVTDLRDGTERDFVMPTHCPSCGTELAPAKDGDVDLRCPNTRSCPAQLTERIAHIGSRGALDVEGLGDEAAGALTRPDAGRREALTALAAGQSLETERGRLSLPADELDALHASQRVEAVEKMLEEAGIAEQTPVLSGEATLFDLIEEDLCEVFVWRPVSRRGVPTGDWRLSRFFWTKQTYDADGRVKKATVPGKNATAMLAQLRDARTRPLWRILVALSVRHVGPTAARALAMRFRSLEALCQADVAELAEVDGVGPAIAESWARWREVEWHREILSRWEAAGVRTREESSGQQESRRTLEGLTVVVTGSLEGFTRDSAKEAIVSRGGKASGSVSRKTSFVVVGDKAGSKEAKARELGLPILDEDGFVTLLEEGPQAVS, via the coding sequence ATGACTGACACCGACGCTCCCCGCGGTTCCGCTCCTGCCCCCTCCGCACCCTCGGCACCCTCCGGTGGGCAGGGCTCGGCGGATCTGAGTACCGTCCCCGCCGGCGTCCGGGAACGCTGGGGCGAGCTGGTCCGTGACATCGAGGCCGCCCGCGACGCCTACTACAACGCGATCGACGCCGAGAGCCCCCTGTCCGACGCCGACTACGACCTCCTCTACCGGGAGCTGGAGAGCCTGGAGGCGGCCCACCCCCTTCTGGCCCGCGCCGGGTCACCGACCCGTAGCGTGGGCGGGCGCGCCGTCACCGACTTCGCCCCTGCCCCCCACCACGAGCGCATGTACTCCCTGCAGGACGTCTTCTCCCTCGACGAGGTCCAGGAGTGGGCCGAGCGCATGAGTGCCGAGACCGGGGTCGCCGATGACGAGCTCGCCATGACCGCCGAGGTCAAGGTCGATGGCCTGGCCGTGGCCCTGACCTACGAGGACGGGATCCTCACCCGGGCCGCGACCCGCGGCGACGGCACCACCGGCGAGGACGTCACCGGCAACGTGCGCACCATCGCCAGCGTCCCCCTGGTCCTGGCCGGCGACGCCCACCCCTCCCTGCTCGAGGTGCGCGGTGAGGTCTACTTCCCCACCCAGGAGTTCGAGGCCTTCAACGAGGACCGCCGCACCCGCAACGTGCAGCGCCAGGCCGACGGCGCCCCGCTCCTGCAGGTCTTCGCCAACCCCCGCAACGCGGCCGCCGGCTCCTTGCGCCAGAAGAACCCCGCCGTCACCGCCTCCCGGCCCCTGGCGATGATCGCCCACGGGGTCGGCGCGATCACCCCGGCACCGGGGGAGGAGCTCCCCACCCGGCAGCACGAGTGGTACGAGCTCCTGGCCGGTTGGGGCCTGCCGGTCTCCCCCTACAACACCGTGGTACGGGGACGGGCCGAGCGCGAGGCCTACATCGAGCGCTACGCCACTCACCGCCACGACCTCATCCACGAGATCGACGGCATCGTCTTCAAGCTCGACGACCACTCCCTGCAGCGCCGGCTCGGCCACACCTCCCGGGTGCCTCGCTGGGCCACGGCCTACAAGTACCCGCCCGAGGAGGTCCGCACCCGGCTGCTGGACATCGCCGTCCAGGTGGGGCGCACCGGACGCGTCACCCCCTTCGGCATGATGGAGCCGGTCCTCGTCGCCGGCTCGACGGTGTCGCGAGCCACCTTGCACAACGCTACCGAGGTGGCGCGCAAGGGGGTGTGCATCGGGGACATGGTCATCGTGCGCAAGGCCGGTGACGTCATCCCCGAGATCCTGGGACCGGTCACCGACCTGCGCGACGGCACCGAGCGAGACTTCGTCATGCCGACGCACTGCCCCTCCTGCGGCACGGAGCTGGCGCCGGCCAAGGACGGCGACGTCGACCTGCGCTGCCCCAACACCCGCTCCTGCCCCGCCCAGCTCACCGAGCGGATCGCCCACATCGGCTCTCGGGGCGCGCTGGACGTCGAGGGCCTGGGCGACGAGGCCGCCGGCGCCCTCACCCGGCCCGACGCCGGACGCCGCGAGGCCCTGACCGCGCTCGCGGCGGGCCAGAGCCTGGAGACGGAGCGCGGACGGCTCAGCCTGCCGGCCGATGAGCTCGACGCCCTGCACGCCTCCCAGCGGGTGGAGGCCGTCGAGAAGATGCTGGAAGAGGCCGGGATCGCCGAGCAGACGCCGGTGCTCAGTGGTGAGGCCACCCTGTTCGACCTGATCGAGGAGGACCTGTGCGAGGTCTTCGTGTGGCGCCCCGTCTCCCGCCGCGGGGTCCCTACCGGCGACTGGCGCCTGAGTCGCTTCTTCTGGACCAAGCAGACCTATGACGCTGACGGCCGGGTCAAGAAGGCAACGGTGCCCGGCAAGAACGCGACCGCCATGCTCGCCCAGCTCCGGGACGCCCGCACCCGGCCCCTGTGGCGCATCCTGGTGGCCCTGTCCGTGCGGCACGTCGGCCCGACCGCGGCCCGGGCCCTGGCCATGCGCTTCAGGTCCCTGGAGGCCCTGTGCCAGGCTGATGTCGCCGAGCTGGCCGAGGTCGACGGCGTGGGGCCCGCCATCGCCGAGTCCTGGGCGCGGTGGCGCGAGGTCGAGTGGCACCGCGAGATCCTCAGCCGCTGGGAGGCCGCAGGGGTGCGCACCCGCGAGGAGAGCTCGGGCCAGCAGGAGTCGAGGCGGACCCTGGAGGGGCTGACCGTCGTCGTCACCGGCTCCCTGGAGGGATTCACCCGGGACAGCGCCAAGGAGGCCATCGTCTCGCGAGGAGGTAAGGCCTCGGGCAGTGTCTCGAGGAAGACGAGCTTCGTCGTCGTCGGGGACAAGGCGGGGTCCAAGGAGGCCAAGGCCCGTGAGCTGGGACTGCCGATCCTCGACGAGGACGGCTTCGTGACGCTCCTTGAAGAAGGACCGCAGGCGGTGTCCTGA
- a CDS encoding L,D-transpeptidase: MSSNTSPTGAQHQGEASPSKTTVLSTPYGEPAGVRRQSVFQAAANGAAPHARSASTTSSDNEGLGSTEEIEVVAPDAVAAPGTDNELHDQPSTAATDEANSTSSASSTGSTDGLEDAAAGAPAAPAGQAAPAGQAAPASPAVSAFAAPTQPDEDSYLDEPRRRRRWPLGVAAAALLLLGVVGAGGYAYAAHYDGRAVPGTMVAGTDVSGKSREEVVATVEDLANNAKVDISGDVTASASLADLGTTVDAQATADAVMARGDTLGEKLQALVSKGEVPVVATTDKTTVDSYATSLIPEDRAKARNATVVLSEDGTTFSTTSASKGAALDADALAQAAQKAATSLDSSSVSLTMTNADPKVSDDDAQKVADKANSWVSQDVTITLDDDSYTADDTDKASWITVTNSADSAPTIAVDSAKVSQWVQAQAEEAKVDPVNGQRNVNASGQVVSTPTEAKDGKTVNNADAVATSITQSFGSDRAYTGSFETTTVKAEWKERTIADGAENLPYQAAPGEKWIDLNLSSKTVTAYEGATVVHGPVSIVDGAAETPTVTGTYKVYLQYESQTMRGENADGSPYVAEDVPWVSYFYSGYAFHGAAWRSSFGYSGSHGCVNMPVSEAQWIYNWVDTSTVVQSHY, from the coding sequence ATGAGCAGCAACACTTCCCCCACTGGTGCTCAGCACCAGGGAGAAGCCTCACCGAGCAAGACCACCGTGCTCAGCACACCCTACGGGGAGCCCGCAGGTGTGCGTCGTCAGTCTGTCTTCCAGGCGGCTGCGAACGGCGCGGCACCGCATGCCCGCTCTGCCAGCACCACCTCAAGCGACAACGAGGGCCTGGGCAGTACCGAGGAGATCGAGGTGGTTGCCCCGGACGCGGTCGCTGCACCGGGGACCGACAACGAGCTGCACGACCAGCCCAGCACCGCCGCCACCGATGAGGCCAACAGCACCAGCAGTGCCAGCAGCACCGGCAGCACTGACGGTCTCGAAGACGCCGCTGCAGGTGCGCCGGCCGCCCCGGCGGGTCAGGCCGCCCCGGCGGGTCAGGCCGCCCCGGCCTCCCCCGCCGTCTCCGCCTTCGCAGCACCCACGCAGCCGGACGAGGACTCCTACCTGGACGAGCCCCGACGCCGGCGCCGCTGGCCGCTGGGCGTGGCGGCCGCCGCACTCCTCCTGCTGGGCGTCGTCGGCGCGGGGGGCTACGCCTACGCCGCCCACTACGACGGACGTGCCGTGCCGGGCACGATGGTGGCCGGTACCGATGTCTCCGGTAAGAGCCGCGAGGAGGTGGTGGCCACCGTCGAGGACCTTGCGAACAACGCCAAGGTCGACATCTCCGGGGACGTCACCGCCAGCGCCTCCCTGGCAGACCTGGGAACCACCGTGGATGCCCAGGCCACCGCCGATGCCGTCATGGCACGCGGTGACACGCTCGGTGAGAAGCTCCAGGCCCTGGTCTCCAAGGGAGAGGTCCCGGTGGTCGCCACCACCGACAAGACCACCGTGGACAGCTACGCCACCTCCCTCATCCCCGAGGACCGTGCCAAGGCGCGCAACGCCACCGTGGTCCTCAGCGAGGACGGCACCACCTTCTCCACCACGAGCGCCTCCAAGGGCGCCGCCCTGGACGCGGACGCCCTGGCTCAGGCCGCGCAGAAGGCCGCCACGTCCCTGGACTCGTCATCGGTCTCCCTGACGATGACGAACGCCGACCCGAAGGTCTCCGACGACGATGCCCAGAAGGTTGCCGACAAGGCCAACAGCTGGGTCTCCCAGGACGTCACCATCACCCTGGACGACGACTCCTACACGGCGGACGACACGGACAAGGCATCGTGGATCACGGTGACCAACTCGGCCGACTCCGCCCCCACCATCGCCGTGGACTCCGCGAAGGTCTCCCAGTGGGTCCAGGCGCAGGCCGAGGAGGCCAAGGTCGACCCCGTCAACGGTCAGCGCAATGTCAACGCCAGCGGACAGGTCGTCTCCACCCCGACGGAGGCCAAGGACGGCAAGACCGTCAACAATGCTGACGCGGTCGCCACCTCGATCACTCAGTCCTTCGGCAGCGACAGGGCCTACACCGGCTCCTTCGAGACGACGACGGTCAAGGCGGAGTGGAAGGAGCGCACCATCGCCGACGGCGCGGAGAACCTGCCTTACCAGGCCGCCCCGGGCGAGAAGTGGATCGACCTCAACCTGTCGAGCAAGACGGTGACCGCCTATGAGGGCGCCACCGTCGTGCACGGTCCGGTCTCCATCGTCGACGGCGCCGCCGAGACCCCCACGGTGACCGGCACCTACAAGGTCTACCTGCAGTACGAGTCCCAGACGATGCGGGGCGAGAACGCCGACGGCTCGCCCTACGTCGCCGAGGACGTCCCGTGGGTGAGCTACTTCTACAGCGGCTACGCCTTCCACGGCGCGGCATGGCGCTCGAGCTTCGGCTACTCCGGCTCGCACGGCTGCGTCAACATGCCGGTCTCCGAGGCTCAGTGGATCTACAACTGGGTCGACACGAGCACCGTGGTCCAGAGCCACTACTGA
- the gatC gene encoding Asp-tRNA(Asn)/Glu-tRNA(Gln) amidotransferase subunit GatC — translation MSAISTDEVARVAALARVALSEEEVTRLAGELDAVASSFARVTSVVTPDLPATSHPVPLTNVLREDVPAPTLDVDELLAGAPASEDSMFLVPQILGEDSAS, via the coding sequence ATGTCTGCTATCTCCACTGATGAGGTCGCACGGGTTGCGGCGCTGGCTCGGGTGGCTCTGAGCGAGGAGGAGGTGACGCGGCTGGCCGGGGAGCTGGATGCGGTCGCTTCCTCCTTCGCCCGGGTCACCAGCGTGGTCACGCCGGACCTTCCGGCCACCTCTCACCCCGTGCCCCTGACCAACGTACTGCGCGAGGACGTCCCGGCTCCTACGCTCGATGTCGACGAGCTCCTGGCCGGTGCGCCGGCCTCCGAGGACTCCATGTTCCTCGTGCCGCAGATCCTGGGGGAGGACTCCGCCTCATGA
- the gatA gene encoding Asp-tRNA(Asn)/Glu-tRNA(Gln) amidotransferase subunit GatA has protein sequence MSSTDMAGLSGLIRSSAADQAAALTAGEVSSRELTQAHLDRIAAVDGAVGAFLNVDAEHALSQADAADAARREGRAASELTGVPVAVKDLIVTRGQVTTAASRILEGWVPPYDATLVRNLRAARTPILGKTNLDEFAMGGSTEHSAFGRTANPWDLGRIPGGSSGGSAAAVGAYEAPVAVGTDTGGSIRQPAAVTGTVGVKPTYGTVSRFGVIAMASSLDTPGPMARTVLDTALLHDVIASHDPLDSTSLPDAPRGMAAVVRAAQEGRDLTGLRVGVISELDGGEGYHDGVVASFHAALELLEAAGARVETVSLPHLEYALDAYYLIMPAEASSNLARYDGMRYGLRVEPAAGPVTAETVMAATRGAGFGDEVKRRIILGTHVLSAGYYDAYYGSAQKVRTLVQRDFAAAWDKADILVSPTAPVTAYRFGEKDDPLAMYKLDVTTIPANLAGVPGMSLPSGLSDDGLPVGFQILAPQRADDRLYRAGAVLEAALEETWGAPLLSRAPELEETR, from the coding sequence ATGAGTAGTACTGACATGGCCGGGCTGTCCGGCCTCATCAGGAGCAGCGCCGCCGATCAGGCCGCGGCCCTGACGGCGGGGGAGGTCTCCTCCCGCGAGCTCACCCAGGCCCACCTGGACCGCATCGCCGCTGTTGACGGCGCTGTGGGAGCCTTCCTCAATGTCGATGCCGAGCACGCGCTGAGCCAGGCCGACGCCGCCGACGCCGCCCGCAGGGAGGGGCGGGCGGCCAGCGAGCTGACCGGTGTGCCGGTGGCCGTCAAGGACCTCATCGTCACTCGGGGGCAGGTCACCACCGCCGCCTCCCGGATCCTTGAGGGCTGGGTGCCGCCCTACGACGCCACCCTCGTGCGCAACCTGCGCGCCGCCCGCACCCCGATCCTGGGCAAGACCAACCTCGATGAGTTCGCCATGGGCGGCTCCACCGAGCACTCGGCCTTCGGACGCACCGCCAACCCCTGGGACCTCGGACGCATTCCCGGAGGCTCCTCGGGCGGCTCCGCGGCCGCCGTCGGCGCCTACGAGGCCCCCGTGGCCGTCGGCACCGACACCGGTGGCTCGATCCGCCAGCCCGCGGCGGTCACCGGCACGGTCGGTGTCAAGCCCACCTACGGGACGGTCTCGCGCTTCGGCGTCATCGCCATGGCCTCCTCCCTCGACACTCCCGGCCCCATGGCCCGCACGGTGCTGGACACCGCGCTCCTGCACGACGTCATCGCCTCCCACGACCCGCTGGACTCGACCTCGCTGCCGGATGCGCCGCGCGGCATGGCTGCGGTCGTGCGGGCCGCCCAGGAGGGGCGGGACCTGACCGGCCTGAGGGTCGGCGTCATCTCCGAGCTCGACGGCGGCGAGGGCTACCACGACGGCGTCGTCGCCTCCTTCCACGCAGCCCTGGAGCTGCTCGAGGCGGCGGGTGCACGGGTGGAGACCGTCTCCCTGCCGCACCTGGAGTACGCGCTGGACGCCTACTACCTCATCATGCCCGCCGAGGCCTCCTCCAACCTGGCCCGGTACGACGGGATGCGCTACGGCCTGCGGGTCGAGCCGGCCGCGGGCCCGGTCACCGCCGAGACCGTCATGGCGGCCACCCGCGGGGCGGGATTCGGAGACGAGGTCAAGCGCCGCATCATCCTGGGCACGCACGTGCTGTCCGCCGGCTACTACGACGCCTACTACGGATCGGCTCAGAAGGTGCGCACCCTGGTGCAGCGCGACTTCGCCGCGGCCTGGGACAAGGCGGACATCCTCGTGTCGCCCACGGCCCCGGTGACGGCCTACCGCTTCGGGGAGAAGGACGACCCGCTGGCGATGTACAAGCTGGACGTGACCACGATCCCAGCCAACCTCGCCGGGGTGCCCGGCATGAGCCTGCCCTCGGGTCTGAGCGATGACGGGCTGCCGGTGGGCTTCCAGATCCTGGCGCCGCAGCGGGCCGATGACCGGCTCTACCGCGCCGGAGCCGTCCTGGAGGCCGCGCTGGAGGAGACATGGGGGGCGCCGCTGCTGTCGCGCGCACCCGAGCTGGAGGAGACACGATGA